The Desulfurispora thermophila DSM 16022 nucleotide sequence GCTGTTTCTCTTCTTTTTCCGTTACCCGGATCACCTGTATTTTCAGGCCGTCCAGCAACTCGGTGCCGGGGTCGGGTCGGACCAGGTCTTTTTCCCCCGGAGAAATGTTTTGCTCCTGCAGCAGCTTTTGCACATTGGGGGCCGTGGTGATAATGGAGCGGGCTTTTTCTGTGCCTACCGTCAGAGTTACATTGTGTGCGCGTTGCACAACCACCAGCAGCCCTTCGGCCAGGTGCTGGTTGCGCTCGGGCTGTACCCGGTCATGGGGTTTTAGTGTGATTCCCTGTTCCTGCAAAAGCTCCCCCACTGTAGAAGCGAAGGTGACCACCTTCCTGTTCCGGCCATCCACCTTTAGTGTCACTGTTTTCCTCTGCCAGGCAAAACCCGTGGCTAAAAGGGCTACCAGGATTAACCCTCCCAGCAAGGCTTTTCTCCCATCAAGCTGCTTGAACATGACTCTCAGCACCTCCTGGAATGGTATCGCCCGCTCGCCGGGGCGACAGGTGGGTGAGGTGTAGTATTTACATTATATGGAAAATTTATGGGCTGTGTTAAGTACAATTCTCTATTGACTGGTTTTTTCCTGCCAATTAGGCGGTATTTTTATATGTCATTAAAAGGCAAGAGTTGGCGGCATCTACATTAATGCGACAAAGTTGTCATTGGTATCTGACTTATTATTATGCCGGCGATGGGGCGGAGTTGTCTGGATAAATATGGAGATGCGATCTTGCCCGCAGGCAGGGGCAACTATATTTCAGGCCCACCTGCACCACTGACCTTTTTCCTCCATAAGATGTAAAAAAGTTGGTTTGATCCGTTGGGATGAGGATGATGTTTTACGCGGGCGTACTGATCGAAAAAGGGGGCGGTCAAGTGGTGATCAAGGAAGGCGATATAGTGGGACGCAAATCCTACGGGTGCGATATATATTTTAAAGTCATGGCGATTTATGCGGCGGAAGATGGGCACACATACGCCCGACTCAAGGGGTTGGACCTGCGCCTGGAAGCAACCTCCCGGCTGGACGATTTGTGCAAAATAGATCCGGTGGCGGTAAACCAGTACTGGCTCAAGGTGATGCGCACCACACACGATAAAATGCGGCACGTTTTTCAGCGCCGCCAGGCCGAAAAACAGGGCTGCCTTTTAAGGGCGGTGAAGAACGGGGAAGAGGTGGAGAGTTTTGACCTGCCGGGCACTGTGCTGCATGTGGATGGAGACAAAGATTACCTGGAAATGTGCCTGACAGCCTATAAGCAGCTCCACCTCACTTGTTATGGATACCACATAGCCGAGGAAAAGCAGGCGGGGGAGATTTACAACCTGCTGGTGATCCACCGTCCCGATATTCTGGTGGTTACCGGTCATGACGGCCTGATTAAAAACGCCAGCAATTACAGCGATATCAACAGTTATCACAATTCCCGCCATTTTGTGGCTGCTGTGCAGGAAGCCCGGCGTTATGAAAAAAGCCGCGACGACCTGGTGATCTTCGCCGGAGCCTGCCAGTCGCACTATGAAGCGATACTGGCCGCCGGGGCCAATTTTGCCAGCTCTCCCAAGCGAGTGCTCATTCACGCTTACGATCCGGTGTTTGTGGTGGAAAAAGTGGCCTTTACTTCCATTTACGATCCCATCGCCTTAAAGGACGTGATCGCCAGCACCATTACCGGTTTTGATGGCATTGGCGGGCTGGAGACACGGGGCAAGTATCGTTTGGGGTTACCCAAATCGCTCTATTGATGTAAAGGGAAAAGCTGCGCTCTTTTAAGGTCCGGGAGTTTATGGAGACTTGCAGAGAAAAATAACCGGAAACTGGAGGCAAAAGACCATGGCCATGGATGATCTGCGGCATGTTTTGCACAAATTTCACCGGCATCTATTCAGCCGCCCCCATGTGGTGGGTGTAGGTGTGGGGTATAAGCATACCGGCGGCGAGCGGACCGGAAAAGAAGCAATTATAGTTTTCGTGGAGAAAAAAGTCAGCCCGCGGGGGCTTAATCGCAGCCAGATTATCCCGCGCCGGCTGGACGGCGTGGAAACCGATGTGATTGAAATCGGCCAGGTGCGCCTTTTGGATCTGCGTACGGAAAAAAGCCGGCCGGCCCGGCCGGGTATGAGCATCGGCCATTACCGGATCACTGCCGGCACATTCGGGGCGGTGGTCAAGGATGCGCGCAGCGGGGAGCGGCTGATCTTGAGCAATAATCATATTCTGGCCAACGCCACCAGCGGCTTTGATGGCCGGGCCATGGTTGGCGACCCCATCCTGCAACCCGGGCCCTATGACGGTGGGACCGAGGCCGACCGCATAGCTACACTGTTCCGCTTTGTACCGCTGCTGCGGGGAACCGAAGAAAGCCAGTGTCCTGTGGCTGCCGGTGTGGCCCGGGGCGGCAACATGCTGCTACGTCTTTTGCGGTCGCATTACCGGATGAAGTTTATTCGTTTATCCCGCGGCAGCAATATCATAGACGCGGCGCTGGCCCGTCCGGTGTCGCCCGCAGCAATCGATGACGAAATACTGGAGGTAGGCCGGGTGCAGGGTGTGGCCGATGCGGGTGCCGGGCAAAATGTTATTAAAAGCGGTCGCACCAGCGGTCTGACCGCCGGTGCGGTGACGGCCATTGGTGTGACTTTGAAAGTGCAGATGGGCGAAAAAGATGTGGCCTGGTTTTCTGAGCAAGTGGTCAGCGATCTCAAATCGCGGGGCGGCGACAGCGGTTCTCTGGTGCTGAATGAGGATAAAAAAGCAGTGGGGCTTTTATTTGCCGGGTCTGACAGCTACACGGTATTCAATCAGATAAACAATGTGTTGACCAGGCTGGAGATAACGTTATAATTATGCCGCAATACCTGCCAGCCCAGCAGGCCGCCTTTGTCCTGCTGGGAGAAAACATCCCTGCTGTTGGACCCTGTTTTAAATCCAGGCGCCAGGCCAAAAAGGTCGCCCAATATTACATGCGCATGCTGGCCCGGGTGGGAACCGGAGAGGACCGGGCCGGCCGGCTTCTTTTTGTCCGCCAGGCGGACAGTGGTCGCTACATGCTGGTGATCAAAAGCGGGCAACAGGAGTTTGCCACTTATTGCCTGCTGGATGAGCTATTGCTGCGCCGTCTGGTACGCTCCTGCCGGCAGGGAATTTTTATTCTGACCTGTTTTTACGAGACCGGTCAGGGTCCGGTCTGCCTGGCTTTCAGCGAGGGGCTGGGCGTGGTGCTGCGCTCGCCGTAGGTAGTCTTTTTAAGCGAGCATGTGCTCGGCTTGCCCGGCGGCTACGCACTGGATGGTACTACGGCTTGCGGTTAGAATCTCAGCTTATGGCGAATGCGCATCCCGCGCTCGCCCGAACTACGCACCGGGTAGCACCGGCGGCTCGGCCACGGGTGGGCCGGGCCGCCCCAGATTCGACCTCCTGTCTCAGCTGGGGCTGGCGCGGACGTCCTGTCCGCGCCTCCCGGCCCGCTGCCGTGGCCTCGCCGGGTGCTGCTACCGGCGCTCCGGACGGGCTTGCGCGGGATTGGCGCATTCGCTGCCATTGGAGCGAGCGTGGACACTGCCGCGCTTAAAAGCCCCGGCCCGGTCGATTTAATGCCAAAACATGGTATAACTGCTTATAAATAAACAGAACCCCTATTGATTACCTGCTGACAGAGCTATTGGCCATGGGACGGGCCTGAAGGGGATACAGGCTGTTTGTCTGAGCAGTCAGATATCTGGTATATTCGTTTTAGCCCGGCAGCTAGCAGAACCTTTCGCTTGTTCCAACCGACAACTTATCAAATAAAGCAAGTGTGTGGGTGGCTGGTAGCGGCCGGAAAAAGAATGACATCTTGAGAAAGGAGCAGTGAGTGTGAGCAGAAAGTATCGAGCAATCTGGGTGACCCTTTTGGCCATGCTGCTTTTGCTTGGCTTGAGCGGGGCGGCCCTGGCCGGTGATGATGCCGCCAGAGTGGCCGCGCAGGTGAATCAGCTGCGGCAACAGGCCGGTGTGCCGGCCGTGCAGTTGGACAGCACGTTATGCCAGCTGGCGCAATTGAAAGCGCAGGATATGGTGCAGAACAATTATTTCGGCCAGACATCTCCTACATACGGTAGCTTCAGCAGCATGCTGAAAAAGTTTAACATTTCTTATACCAGTGCCGCCCAGTGTCTGGTGCGTTCCACATCACTGGACAGGGCGCAGCAGGCGCTGCAAAATTCCAGCAGCAACCGCAAAGTTTTGCTGGATAAGAAATACGGCCGGCTGGGTGTGGGTGTGGCCAAAAAAGGGTCCTACACCTATCTGGTGGAAGTGTTTGTGCAGTCCTGCCAGCCTGGCAGCGGTAGCGGCAGCCAGCCCGGTAACAGCGGTGGCAGCCAGAGTGGTTCCGCCCCGGGTGGGAGCACCACGCCCACCGTGCCCGCCCCGGGCACCGGTAGCAGCACTCCCGTGGCCGGCCTGACGGCGGATGAGCAAAAGATGGTCGACCTGGTCAATGCCGAGCGGGCTGCCCAGGGTCTGGCTCCTCTGAAAGTCAACCTGGAGCTGACCAGGGTGGCTCGCCTGAAAGCCAAGGATATGATTGACAACAATTACTTCAGCCACACTTCCCCCACTTACGGCAGCCCCTTTGATATGATGAAGCAGTTCGGCATCACCTACCGTACCGCCGGGGAAAACCTGGCCGGGGCGCCCGATGTGAACACGGCGCACACCAATCTGATGAATTCGCCCGGCCACCGCGCCAACATTTTGAATGCCAACTTTAAAGAAGTGGGCATTGGCGTGCTGGAGGGCAGCATTTACGGCAAGATATTTGTGCAGATGTTTATTGGCTGATTGGCAATACGAAAACCCCCCGCACTCTCCGTTCAGCAGGACGGGCGAGCGAGTGCCGGGGGTTTTTCTTTTTTTCAGGCATTTTTGGCCAGCCGCGCGCATAAATATTGGTGTGTGCCGGTGAGAGGGCACAAGCGCATTTTTTGATTCATATACTATTACTACAGCGAAGTTTTGTCCGCCTGGATTTATACAGAGAAGAGCTCGAAAGGAGGAAAAGTCTGTGAATGCCTGCGAAAAGCTGCGGGTAAAGATGGTGGTGGCCGAAGAGTGCCGGCAGACGGTTGTGCGCGGCACGGTCACAGTTCCCGACCCCAAGCCCGACGTGGAACAAATTCTTTCCACGGATAAAACGGCTAAAG carries:
- a CDS encoding CAP domain-containing protein, with product MSRKYRAIWVTLLAMLLLLGLSGAALAGDDAARVAAQVNQLRQQAGVPAVQLDSTLCQLAQLKAQDMVQNNYFGQTSPTYGSFSSMLKKFNISYTSAAQCLVRSTSLDRAQQALQNSSSNRKVLLDKKYGRLGVGVAKKGSYTYLVEVFVQSCQPGSGSGSQPGNSGGSQSGSAPGGSTTPTVPAPGTGSSTPVAGLTADEQKMVDLVNAERAAQGLAPLKVNLELTRVARLKAKDMIDNNYFSHTSPTYGSPFDMMKQFGITYRTAGENLAGAPDVNTAHTNLMNSPGHRANILNANFKEVGIGVLEGSIYGKIFVQMFIG
- the yabG gene encoding sporulation peptidase YabG — its product is MFYAGVLIEKGGGQVVIKEGDIVGRKSYGCDIYFKVMAIYAAEDGHTYARLKGLDLRLEATSRLDDLCKIDPVAVNQYWLKVMRTTHDKMRHVFQRRQAEKQGCLLRAVKNGEEVESFDLPGTVLHVDGDKDYLEMCLTAYKQLHLTCYGYHIAEEKQAGEIYNLLVIHRPDILVVTGHDGLIKNASNYSDINSYHNSRHFVAAVQEARRYEKSRDDLVIFAGACQSHYEAILAAGANFASSPKRVLIHAYDPVFVVEKVAFTSIYDPIALKDVIASTITGFDGIGGLETRGKYRLGLPKSLY